The Phormidium sp. PBR-2020 DNA segment GTTGTCCCGTCAGGGGTTGGTGGGGGTCTGCGGGCTGGCCACCGCGTCCGGTGACCACAAAACGACTGCCCACTACGTCACAACTTGAGGCAATTAGAGCAGTAGCAATGCGATTGGGTAAGTCAACTAGGCCAGCGGAAAGATTCACGTCGGGACTATTAATCTGAACTTCACCACTAAATTCGGGACCTAACTCGGAACTGGCTGTAATATCACTTTCCGGGGTGAGAAATTCCCGAAATTCTGTGCCGAAAATTCCCTCAGCGGTGATGCTGACTCGACCGCCGCGACCTTCTAGGGCGTTGGCGGTAATGTCGCTATTTTCTAGGGCGACCAAGGTGTTGGTATCGAGGCGAATGTTGCCGCCATCGGCTGTCCCGGCATTGGTGTTGATACTACTGCCATGACGCAGTTGTAGGGTTTGCGATCGCACCTCAATGTTCCCCCCCAACCCGGACACCGTTGCTGCATTGAGACGTCCACCTCGATCTAAACGAATGTCGGAACTCTCAATCTCCAAGGTTCCGGCACTTCCAGACCCAAAACTCTGAACATCTAAGACGGCCCCATCACGCACCCGTAAGCGATTGACATTCAGCCGTAAATCGCCGCCATCTCCTGTGGAAATAAGCCCCAAATCCTCCCGGCCTGAGGAGGCGGAGACTAAGGTGGGAAATCCGGTCAGGGGCGATCGCCCAAACATCTCCATCTCGTTGGCGATAATGGTCAAACTTCCCCCATCTCCCCCAGCGGTGGCGGCGGTGGAAATAATCCCCCCATCTCCCACTTCTAGGCGATCGGTCTGTAGGGTTAAATCTCCTGCCGGAAAGTTGGTAAAACTGGTGGTCGATGGGCCACTGGTAAACAGGCCTCCGGGAGCAGCGCCAATCACCTGAATCGACTCGCTGGCCTCGATGATGACATTACCACCGGGGCCGCCAAAGCCGATAAACACTGTCCCGGAGTTGGAGCCAATTACCCCACCCCCTTCATTGAATAATTGACGGGTTTGCACGCGAACATCACCGGCGCTCCCAGTCCCAAAAATTGATCCGGTGAGAATCGCTGTTGCTAAGATGGCATCCCCCCGCGATTCGGTTAATTCCACTCGCTCTTGTGTACTCACCTCAATCGAGCCGCCGTCTCCACTACTGGTGGTTAAGCTCACGAGAAAGCTACTTTGACTCATTAAGAGATTCTCGGCCCTGATGTTTAAATCGCCACTGCTGGCCTGACTGTTGTTCTCTGTGATATTGAGCAAGGCGGAGCCAATCAGCCGCATATCGCCATCGATGTTGACGTTGATATCGCCGCCGACGGCGCTGTCAAAGGCTGAGGTTAAAATCAAGGCCCCTTCGTTGGCTTGTACGTCTCCCGAAGTCTCAATGCGGATATCGCCCCCCCGGCCGCCGGCGGTGAGGGAAAATAGGCCGGTGGTGCGCTGATTGGGGTTGACGCCGCTGGTGGTCATTTCAGCGACGAGGCCGTTGAGAATGGCAAAACCGGGTCCTTGTAAGTCAATGGACTCGCGGACTTGTAAATCAATGTCACCGCCGTTTCCACTTCCGAGGTTTAGGGACTGAATATAGCCTGCACCCGCAAGGCTGAAGCGATCGGCATTGATGAGGATATCGCCCCCTCGTCCTGAAGCAAGATTGTTGCTCTCGACGGTGGCGAAGGGGAGTTGACTGCCGCCAATGAGGATAGTTTGGGCGTTGAGGCGAATGTCACCCCCCTGGGGAAGACCGGGATTGATGGAGGCGACGGTTGACCCTTCTAAAATTTCAATTTGTCCGGCTTCGAGGCTGAGGGGTCCCCCGGTGAGCGATCGCACTTGGGCCTCGTTGACTAGGGAGATGCGATCGCCCTGGAGTTCTACGTTACCGCCGGAGACTCGCCCGCCATCGAAGAGAATGGTTCCCCCCACAAAGCTCAGTTCAGGGGCGCTGAGTCCGACAATCTCCCCAGTAGGATTAGGCTGTTGGGAGCGATTGATAATGGGACCGGGGGTCTGGCCAAGTTGAACTCCCAGTGGGGCCGATACTAGGAGTAAGGGGGGAGTTTCTGGGGCGATCGCACTAAATTCGCCCCCGTCAAAGTTAAGGGACTCGGCGGTGGTGGCCAAGAATGAGCCTTGTAGGTTCAGTTGGGCGGTGTCGGCGAAGACAATGCCGTTAGGATTGATTAACACCAGATTGGCTATCCCCTCAACTCCCAAGGTTCCAGCAATATCCGAGAGGTTGTTGCCGGTTACACGGGTGATAATATGCTCAACCCCCAGGGGATTACGGAACTGAACCGATTGCCCCGTCTCGACATTAAACTCTTGAAAGCTATGGAAGAGATTGCCTCCTCGTTGCGCTCCCCCTTCAATGGCTTGGTTGGGACCGTCGGGAATTACTTGAGAGGCTTCGTTGCCTAAACTAGCATCGGGAATGAGTTGGGCTTGGGCAACGGATGCTGTAATAAATGGTGTAATCAGCGGCATTAAGACGCTAACACTTAAGCCGGCCCAGGTTAAAGAAGACGCAAAACTCAGCGGGAACTGACGTGGTGTTTTCATTCAATCATAGCCTCTTATGAGACATTTAGATATAAACAGGTTAAAACCGAGGAACGTTTGACAAGTAATCGATTTGCTTGTTGAGATTGTCCTGTTTTGATTGACTATATTGCGAGAAGCAATTCGATTGTGCCATGTCCGTTTGACGGGATTCTCTGGCATTTGGGGTCGGGTTGATGTGGCGGATGCGGGCCCTGGGCCTCCATGCTAGGATGACATTTTTTCCGACCCATTAGACTCTACTCAAAAAATATCTTAACTCAGGGAAAGATCTGGTCCAACGGGAACAATTCCGGTGGGATTGATGGAGTCATGGCTACGGTAATAATGAGCTTTAATATGCTCAAAAT contains these protein-coding regions:
- a CDS encoding S-layer family protein, translated to MKTPRQFPLSFASSLTWAGLSVSVLMPLITPFITASVAQAQLIPDASLGNEASQVIPDGPNQAIEGGAQRGGNLFHSFQEFNVETGQSVQFRNPLGVEHIITRVTGNNLSDIAGTLGVEGIANLVLINPNGIVFADTAQLNLQGSFLATTAESLNFDGGEFSAIAPETPPLLLVSAPLGVQLGQTPGPIINRSQQPNPTGEIVGLSAPELSFVGGTILFDGGRVSGGNVELQGDRISLVNEAQVRSLTGGPLSLEAGQIEILEGSTVASINPGLPQGGDIRLNAQTILIGGSQLPFATVESNNLASGRGGDILINADRFSLAGAGYIQSLNLGSGNGGDIDLQVRESIDLQGPGFAILNGLVAEMTTSGVNPNQRTTGLFSLTAGGRGGDIRIETSGDVQANEGALILTSAFDSAVGGDINVNIDGDMRLIGSALLNITENNSQASSGDLNIRAENLLMSQSSFLVSLTTSSGDGGSIEVSTQERVELTESRGDAILATAILTGSIFGTGSAGDVRVQTRQLFNEGGGVIGSNSGTVFIGFGGPGGNVIIEASESIQVIGAAPGGLFTSGPSTTSFTNFPAGDLTLQTDRLEVGDGGIISTAATAGGDGGSLTIIANEMEMFGRSPLTGFPTLVSASSGREDLGLISTGDGGDLRLNVNRLRVRDGAVLDVQSFGSGSAGTLEIESSDIRLDRGGRLNAATVSGLGGNIEVRSQTLQLRHGSSINTNAGTADGGNIRLDTNTLVALENSDITANALEGRGGRVSITAEGIFGTEFREFLTPESDITASSELGPEFSGEVQINSPDVNLSAGLVDLPNRIATALIASSCDVVGSRFVVTGRGGQPADPHQPLTGQRLWQDWRALPDLPSTEPVSTVRNSSPQFVEAQGWQLNEAGMPVLIGATPPSWSSPSGCP